One part of the Anaerolineales bacterium genome encodes these proteins:
- a CDS encoding HPr family phosphocarrier protein: MTVATIRTTIQHEAGLHARPLAQFVKTVKEFDAEVQVTNLTRGKGPVSGASPVKLLLLAVLKDHEIEIEATGSQAAEALDALQALINDNFGEE; the protein is encoded by the coding sequence ATGACCGTCGCGACGATCAGAACCACCATTCAGCACGAGGCAGGCTTGCATGCCCGTCCCCTAGCGCAGTTTGTAAAGACTGTGAAAGAATTTGACGCTGAAGTCCAGGTGACCAACCTGACCCGCGGCAAAGGCCCGGTATCAGGCGCCAGCCCGGTCAAACTCCTGCTGCTGGCAGTCCTCAAGGATCATGAGATCGAGATCGAGGCCACCGGCAGCCAGGCGGCCGAAGCCCTGGATGCTTTGCAAGCGCTCATCAACGATAATTTTGGAGAAGAGTGA
- a CDS encoding metal ABC transporter permease — MVEWLLEPLGYAFMQRGFLAAVVVGVVCALVGCYMILRGMAFLGDALGHATLPGLAVGYLVSNGDRSGSFFWALGTAVLTSVVMGALSRNTKLRHDTAIGIVFAGMFALGIAIISSIRSYAVDLTHMLFGNILGVTTGDIWLVLAVSLVVLLAITFFYKELLVVSFDPVLAVTLRLPVRALDVLLHVLIALAIVASLQTVGIALVVAMLVTPAATAFLLTKRLKRMMVMAAGLAAFSGVAGLYTSYYLSIASGAAIVLVSTFLFVLVYLFRNALPTARRVETKSPAH, encoded by the coding sequence ATGGTTGAGTGGCTGCTGGAGCCGCTGGGCTACGCCTTCATGCAGCGCGGCTTTTTGGCCGCTGTGGTGGTGGGCGTGGTGTGCGCGCTGGTGGGCTGTTACATGATCCTGCGCGGCATGGCCTTTTTAGGTGATGCGCTCGGCCACGCCACCCTGCCCGGCCTGGCGGTAGGCTACTTGGTTTCCAATGGCGACCGCTCAGGCTCCTTCTTCTGGGCCTTGGGCACCGCGGTGCTCACTTCGGTGGTGATGGGAGCCTTGAGCCGCAATACAAAATTGCGCCACGACACAGCCATCGGCATTGTGTTCGCCGGCATGTTTGCGCTGGGCATTGCCATCATTTCCAGTATTCGCAGCTACGCCGTGGATCTGACCCATATGTTGTTCGGCAACATCCTTGGTGTCACCACAGGCGACATCTGGCTGGTCTTGGCGGTCAGCTTGGTTGTGCTGCTGGCAATCACGTTTTTTTACAAAGAGCTGCTGGTGGTTTCTTTTGACCCTGTGCTGGCAGTCACTCTGCGTTTGCCGGTGCGCGCTCTGGATGTGCTACTGCATGTGCTCATCGCCCTGGCCATCGTGGCTTCGCTGCAGACCGTGGGCATTGCCCTCGTGGTCGCCATGCTGGTCACCCCGGCCGCTACCGCTTTCCTGCTCACCAAGCGCTTGAAGCGCATGATGGTCATGGCCGCCGGCCTGGCGGCTTTCTCTGGAGTGGCCGGGCTGTACACCTCGTACTACTTAAGCATCGCATCCGGCGCGGCGATCGTATTGGTATCCACCTTTCTCTTTGTGCTTGTCTATTTATTTCGTAATGCATTGCCAACAGCCAGGCGAGTGGAAACAAAAAGCCCTGCTCATTGA
- a CDS encoding Ig-like domain-containing protein: MSAWRKLDVTVAAVTLALLAALLFVLWRGDRVSLAVVRTVPAPGSLAAATAPIVIEFGQRMNTASVEQSFRMEPAVDGRFVWNDNTLYFMPSQPLEVGQRYTVTLAQGAQGLIAHELLQDLSFSFEVRPAGVAFLRLARSGYTLWAMPDLDAQPVQLSPGDAVFDFTVTSDGESLIFSVVNEQSGIDLWIVGRNGGDTRILLACGVDRCTGPSERAGRIAYTRVLAPMTPTEPYGPPRVWLLDPQSGATVRLHADSQKIGFGPHWSPDGQRLAYFDGGNGRLVVLEMRTGEEVHIPTLAGVVGSWSPDGEYMLFFDTLLIEGRPVNQIYRANFTTQDVLPFFDPQPTDADYSGPVISPSGEWVALKVRDLENLASEQLWVLPPDGAYAMVAVQESGYLYSKHQWRSDSQALLYHRLQLGTAESDPSLWLWERSLGASRLLVQDGNQPLWLP, encoded by the coding sequence ATGAGCGCCTGGCGCAAGCTGGATGTGACGGTTGCTGCGGTGACGCTGGCTTTGCTGGCCGCGCTGCTCTTTGTGCTGTGGCGCGGCGACCGCGTCAGCCTGGCCGTTGTGCGCACGGTGCCCGCCCCCGGTAGCCTGGCTGCCGCCACCGCTCCGATAGTGATCGAGTTTGGCCAGCGTATGAACACCGCCAGCGTGGAGCAGAGCTTTAGGATGGAGCCGGCGGTGGACGGGCGATTTGTGTGGAATGACAACACGTTGTACTTCATGCCCAGCCAGCCCTTGGAGGTGGGCCAGCGCTATACAGTAACGCTGGCCCAGGGTGCACAGGGGCTCATCGCGCATGAGTTGCTGCAAGATCTCAGTTTTTCCTTTGAGGTGCGCCCGGCAGGCGTGGCCTTTTTGCGATTGGCAAGATCCGGTTACACACTCTGGGCGATGCCGGATCTGGATGCACAGCCCGTGCAGCTTTCGCCCGGCGATGCCGTGTTTGACTTCACCGTCACCAGTGACGGCGAGAGCTTGATATTCTCGGTGGTGAACGAGCAATCAGGCATTGACCTGTGGATCGTGGGCCGCAACGGCGGCGATACCCGCATTCTGCTGGCCTGCGGCGTAGACCGCTGCACCGGGCCAAGCGAGCGTGCCGGGCGCATCGCCTACACCCGCGTACTTGCGCCCATGACGCCCACAGAGCCGTACGGCCCGCCGCGCGTCTGGTTGCTCGACCCGCAGAGCGGCGCAACCGTGCGCCTGCACGCGGATTCCCAGAAGATCGGCTTCGGCCCGCATTGGTCGCCAGACGGGCAGCGTTTGGCCTACTTTGATGGCGGTAACGGACGGCTGGTGGTGCTGGAAATGCGCACCGGCGAGGAAGTGCACATCCCCACCCTGGCCGGTGTGGTTGGCAGCTGGTCTCCGGACGGCGAGTACATGCTTTTCTTCGACACGCTGCTGATCGAGGGCAGGCCCGTCAATCAGATCTACCGGGCCAACTTCACTACTCAGGATGTGCTGCCGTTCTTCGACCCCCAGCCTACCGATGCAGACTATAGCGGGCCGGTGATCTCGCCCAGTGGCGAGTGGGTGGCGCTGAAAGTGCGCGATCTGGAAAACCTGGCCAGCGAACAGCTGTGGGTGCTGCCACCGGATGGCGCATATGCCATGGTGGCTGTGCAAGAAAGTGGATACCTTTACAGCAAACACCAGTGGCGCAGCGATTCGCAAGCGCTGCTCTATCACCGTCTGCAATTGGGCACCGCCGAGAGCGACCCCAGCCTGTGGCTGTGGGAGCGCAGCCTGGGCGCCAGCCGCCTGCTGGTGCAGGACGGCAACCAGCCGCTTTGGCTACCCTGA
- a CDS encoding sugar-binding transcriptional regulator, with protein MQDYERQALLAQIAELYYMQNMSQADIAQRFGFSRSKVSRLITESRESGTVQIRINHPVRRESALESRLARAFKLQDAYVLQTSLYNEAQSLRSLGRLGATYLNEHITPNSTLGISWGTAIYEVAQALRQRNYPSLRIVQIIGSVGYGDPAVDGPELARNIATLFSGKYFTLNSPVLVKDKQARDTLMNERHIKEVLAMGLDADYYLVGIGSTTPEHSALVRAGSVLAKEMNTINRSVGTVGDICARLYDQSGNFEGIEFNQRVVGISLQQLRDANGTVVGIAGGEAKAPAILGAVRGGLVDVLITDDKAATKVLELDHQ; from the coding sequence GTGCAAGACTACGAGCGCCAAGCCCTGCTGGCGCAGATTGCAGAGCTGTACTACATGCAAAACATGAGCCAAGCCGACATTGCGCAGCGTTTTGGCTTCTCGCGCTCAAAGGTGTCACGCCTGATCACAGAGTCGCGCGAGAGCGGAACGGTGCAGATCCGCATCAACCATCCGGTTCGCCGCGAATCGGCTCTGGAGAGCCGCCTGGCCAGGGCGTTCAAGCTCCAAGATGCCTACGTTCTCCAAACCAGCCTGTACAACGAAGCTCAAAGCCTACGCTCCCTAGGGCGTCTCGGCGCCACCTACCTTAATGAGCACATTACGCCGAATAGCACCCTCGGCATCTCCTGGGGCACTGCCATCTACGAAGTCGCCCAGGCGCTCCGCCAGCGCAACTATCCCAGCCTCCGCATCGTGCAGATCATTGGTTCGGTGGGCTACGGTGACCCGGCGGTAGATGGCCCGGAGCTCGCCCGCAATATTGCAACCCTTTTCTCTGGCAAGTATTTCACGCTCAACTCTCCCGTACTCGTAAAAGACAAACAAGCTCGTGACACATTGATGAACGAGCGCCATATTAAAGAAGTGCTCGCCATGGGCCTGGATGCTGACTACTACCTCGTCGGTATTGGCTCCACTACGCCTGAGCATTCGGCCCTGGTGCGCGCCGGCTCTGTGCTGGCCAAAGAGATGAACACCATCAATCGATCCGTCGGTACCGTAGGTGACATCTGCGCACGCCTGTATGACCAGAGCGGAAACTTTGAAGGCATCGAGTTCAACCAGCGCGTCGTGGGCATTTCGCTGCAGCAGCTGCGTGATGCCAATGGCACTGTAGTGGGCATCGCCGGCGGTGAAGCCAAGGCACCCGCCATCCTGGGCGCGGTGCGCGGTGGCCTGGTTGATGTGCTGATTACAGATGATAAGGCTGCCACTAAAGTTTTGGAATTGGACCACCAATGA
- a CDS encoding MBL fold metallo-hydrolase, with amino-acid sequence MSFLRYNYIPLKEQCMDITWYGNSCFRITERSMPTVVTDPYDHTSAGFKALKLKADIVTVSHDAPGHNFVKGAKGASWEIQGAGEYEIGGVFVTGVAINEGKDANVIFTFDYDGVTVCHLGDMRSVPSRAQVEGLGTVDVLLVPVGGGNALTAAKAAEVIALIEPGIVVPMHYKVDGTMLKLNPLKQFLQEMGLDKQKSEASLKVTSSSVPNETKVVVLEAAS; translated from the coding sequence GTGTCGTTTTTGCGATACAACTACATCCCCCTGAAAGAGCAATGCATGGACATCACCTGGTACGGAAATTCCTGTTTTCGCATTACGGAGCGCAGCATGCCCACCGTAGTGACCGACCCCTATGATCACACCAGCGCCGGTTTCAAGGCGCTCAAACTCAAGGCCGACATTGTGACCGTGAGCCACGATGCGCCCGGCCACAACTTCGTCAAGGGCGCCAAGGGCGCCAGTTGGGAGATCCAAGGCGCGGGCGAATATGAGATCGGCGGCGTGTTCGTGACCGGCGTGGCCATCAATGAGGGCAAGGACGCCAACGTCATCTTCACCTTTGACTATGACGGTGTGACCGTCTGCCACCTGGGCGATATGCGCAGCGTGCCCAGCCGCGCCCAGGTGGAGGGTCTGGGCACGGTGGATGTGCTGCTGGTACCGGTGGGCGGTGGCAACGCCCTGACGGCGGCCAAGGCGGCCGAAGTGATCGCCCTGATCGAGCCCGGCATCGTGGTGCCGATGCATTACAAGGTGGATGGCACCATGCTGAAGCTCAACCCGCTCAAGCAATTTCTGCAGGAGATGGGGCTGGATAAGCAGAAGAGCGAGGCTTCACTAAAAGTCACCTCCTCCAGCGTGCCCAATGAAACCAAAGTCGTTGTACTGGAAGCGGCGTCGTAA
- the mutY gene encoding A/G-specific adenine glycosylase produces the protein MKSQIAKPLLRWYHARKRSLPWRERPEPYAVWVAEIMAQQTRLETMLPYYQRWMRMFPSVQALAAAREQQVLNAWEGLGYYSRARNLHKAARHLVAEASGRIPRSAAGLRQLPGIGAYTAGAIASLAFGEDVPAVDGNAVRVLSRLFDVEEPVHTAAGQQRLWALAAKHLPAGQAAEYNQAMMDLGATLCSPRPKCSECPLQAQCLANARGTQLLRPVKRRGAQLPVRHYAAALLWQGGKVLVLQRPARGLLAGMWEFPNVQVEQAGRAKTQLRSALLRELSVKVDAGGLHVELEHTYSHFQARLRVYDCGLVSNEITTDRPYKWLAPRSLSRLPMGKLDRGVADSLQGRHAG, from the coding sequence GTGAAATCACAGATCGCCAAGCCATTGCTCCGCTGGTATCACGCACGCAAGCGCAGCCTGCCTTGGCGCGAGCGGCCGGAGCCGTATGCGGTGTGGGTGGCCGAGATCATGGCCCAGCAAACGCGCTTGGAAACCATGCTGCCGTATTACCAGCGCTGGATGCGTATGTTTCCTAGCGTACAAGCGCTGGCCGCCGCCCGCGAGCAGCAGGTGCTGAACGCCTGGGAGGGGCTGGGCTACTACAGCCGCGCCCGCAATCTGCATAAGGCCGCCCGCCACCTGGTGGCCGAAGCCAGTGGGCGCATACCGCGCTCGGCAGCCGGCTTGCGCCAGCTGCCCGGGATCGGCGCCTACACCGCCGGGGCGATCGCTTCGCTGGCCTTTGGTGAAGACGTGCCCGCCGTGGATGGCAATGCGGTGCGGGTGCTTTCGCGTTTGTTTGATGTGGAAGAGCCTGTGCATACCGCCGCGGGCCAGCAACGCCTTTGGGCGCTGGCGGCCAAACACCTACCCGCCGGGCAAGCCGCCGAGTACAACCAGGCCATGATGGACCTGGGCGCTACGCTGTGCAGCCCGCGCCCGAAATGCAGCGAGTGCCCGTTGCAGGCGCAATGCCTGGCCAATGCACGCGGCACGCAGCTCCTGCGCCCGGTCAAGCGGCGCGGGGCGCAGCTGCCGGTGCGCCATTACGCCGCCGCCCTGCTGTGGCAGGGCGGCAAGGTGCTGGTGTTGCAACGCCCGGCGCGCGGCTTGCTGGCCGGCATGTGGGAGTTCCCCAACGTGCAAGTAGAGCAGGCTGGGCGCGCCAAGACGCAGTTGCGATCTGCCTTGTTGCGTGAACTCAGCGTCAAGGTTGACGCCGGAGGGTTGCACGTTGAGCTTGAGCATACCTACAGCCATTTTCAGGCGCGCTTGCGTGTGTATGACTGTGGCCTGGTCAGTAATGAGATAACTACAGACCGTCCGTATAAGTGGCTTGCTCCACGCAGCCTGAGCCGCTTGCCAATGGGCAAGCTGGACCGCGGCGTGGCCGACAGCCTGCAGGGGCGCCATGCCGGTTAG
- a CDS encoding TIGR03943 family protein, with translation MSERAHKQLQAGILLGLGAFLFYKSLSGTLYFYINARFTWLVLAGGAILLALAFVAWPRRSEAHVHHHEDDHEHDHAHTRSLWPLVVLCVPLVLGFLVPSRPLDSSALDTRGLTTNALASMGGQNAVQLEQPSDQRNVLDWVRAFNFAVDPVIYEGEPADVVGFVYRDQRLPEGQFLVGRFAVSCCAADAFAVGMIVQSDDASRWQPNQWVHVNGIVQVSYLDGVAMPLIEAASIKEVDIPPQPYLFP, from the coding sequence ATGAGCGAACGCGCCCACAAACAACTCCAAGCCGGTATCTTGTTGGGCCTCGGCGCCTTCCTGTTCTATAAGAGCTTGTCTGGCACCTTGTACTTCTATATCAATGCGCGCTTCACCTGGCTGGTGCTGGCGGGCGGCGCCATCCTGTTGGCTCTGGCTTTTGTCGCCTGGCCGCGCCGCAGCGAGGCGCATGTTCATCATCACGAAGATGACCACGAGCATGACCATGCCCACACCCGCAGCCTCTGGCCTCTGGTGGTGCTATGCGTACCGCTGGTGCTTGGCTTTCTTGTGCCTTCTCGGCCCTTGGATAGCTCGGCCCTCGACACGCGCGGCCTGACCACCAATGCCCTGGCCAGCATGGGCGGCCAGAATGCCGTCCAGTTGGAGCAGCCCTCCGATCAGCGCAATGTGCTGGATTGGGTGCGCGCCTTCAATTTTGCGGTTGACCCGGTGATCTACGAAGGCGAGCCTGCCGATGTGGTCGGCTTTGTCTATCGCGATCAGCGTCTGCCCGAAGGGCAATTCCTAGTGGGCCGCTTTGCGGTGAGCTGCTGTGCAGCCGATGCGTTCGCGGTGGGCATGATTGTTCAAAGTGATGACGCCAGCCGCTGGCAACCCAACCAATGGGTGCATGTCAATGGCATTGTGCAAGTGAGCTACCTGGACGGCGTGGCAATGCCTTTGATCGAGGCTGCCAGTATCAAAGAAGTCGATATTCCTCCCCAGCCGTACTTGTTCCCATGA
- a CDS encoding transcriptional repressor translates to MAQAHISSEQEIKERTSGWLAHLAERGYRITGSRRAVVDVLAEAGASLSPAEIYEQGRAVHKQLGLVTVYRTLEKLEELGLVQRVHRPDGCHAYIPALHGHEHLLLCQQCGRVEYFRGDDLSELSRRLEGESGYTINDHWLQFFGLCAQCQ, encoded by the coding sequence ATGGCGCAAGCACACATCAGCAGTGAACAAGAGATCAAAGAGCGCACCAGCGGCTGGCTGGCCCACCTGGCTGAGCGCGGCTACCGCATCACCGGCTCGCGCCGGGCGGTGGTGGATGTCCTTGCGGAAGCCGGCGCCTCGCTTTCGCCCGCCGAGATCTACGAGCAGGGCCGGGCAGTCCATAAGCAGCTGGGCCTGGTGACGGTCTACCGCACCCTGGAGAAGCTGGAAGAGCTGGGCCTGGTGCAGCGCGTGCATCGGCCGGATGGCTGCCATGCCTACATCCCCGCGCTGCACGGCCATGAGCACTTGCTTCTGTGCCAGCAGTGCGGGCGCGTTGAATACTTCCGCGGCGATGACCTGTCGGAGCTCAGCCGTCGTCTCGAGGGCGAGAGCGGCTACACGATCAATGACCACTGGTTGCAGTTCTTCGGCCTTTGCGCCCAGTGTCAATAA
- a CDS encoding permease, whose translation MKHVFNILSIVALAVLGVALVLSLQNWMSGAIELPGQFYTFTTIFLGIFIEAAPFLLLGTLASGFVEVFFKKESIQRIMPRNRFLGALVGGLLGFVFPVCECGVVPLTRRLFRKGMAPAMGVAFLMASPVLNPIVILSTYAAYGWGPVLWLRIGLSLAIAVGIGLIFAVEEQPERLLRPRSLSLAPIRGGSVDLAVPMHQGSLASRVRRALGIAGEEFFEMGRYLIIGSMLAAALQALVPQGTLLALGSGPLLSVLVMMLLAVLLSICSTVDAFVSLAFVGTFTTGSILSFLVFGPMVDIKNILLYMQVFRRRTVLYMVILPALMVILATVFINLNLGI comes from the coding sequence ATGAAACACGTTTTCAATATCCTCAGCATAGTAGCTTTGGCCGTGCTGGGGGTGGCGCTGGTGTTGTCTCTACAGAACTGGATGAGCGGGGCCATTGAGTTGCCAGGGCAGTTCTATACCTTTACTACGATCTTTCTAGGCATTTTTATTGAGGCGGCGCCTTTTCTGCTGCTAGGCACGCTGGCTTCAGGTTTTGTTGAAGTCTTTTTCAAGAAGGAATCTATTCAACGCATCATGCCGCGCAATCGCTTTCTCGGCGCGCTGGTGGGCGGCTTGCTGGGTTTTGTGTTCCCGGTGTGCGAATGTGGCGTAGTGCCTTTGACGCGGCGCCTGTTTCGCAAGGGCATGGCGCCTGCCATGGGCGTGGCCTTCCTTATGGCTTCGCCGGTGCTCAACCCCATTGTCATCCTCAGCACATATGCAGCCTACGGCTGGGGGCCAGTGTTGTGGCTGCGCATCGGGCTCAGTTTGGCGATCGCGGTTGGCATCGGTCTTATCTTCGCCGTGGAGGAGCAGCCGGAGCGGCTGCTGCGCCCGCGCAGTCTAAGCTTGGCGCCGATCCGCGGCGGCAGCGTGGACTTGGCGGTACCGATGCACCAAGGCAGCCTCGCTAGCCGGGTGCGCCGCGCTTTAGGGATAGCCGGCGAAGAATTCTTCGAGATGGGTCGCTACCTCATCATCGGCTCCATGCTGGCGGCGGCGCTGCAGGCGCTGGTGCCGCAGGGCACCCTGCTGGCGCTAGGCAGCGGCCCGCTGCTCTCAGTTTTGGTGATGATGTTGTTAGCTGTGCTGCTGTCCATCTGCTCAACGGTGGACGCATTCGTATCGCTGGCCTTCGTAGGCACGTTCACCACAGGCTCGATCCTGTCGTTTTTGGTGTTCGGGCCAATGGTGGACATCAAGAACATTCTGCTGTATATGCAAGTCTTCCGCCGCCGCACGGTGCTTTACATGGTGATCCTGCCCGCACTGATGGTCATTCTTGCCACGGTCTTCATCAACTTGAACCTGGGAATTTAG
- a CDS encoding RNHCP domain-containing protein — protein sequence MPVSFVRRVEDFVCERCGQAVTGDGYTNHCPACLWSKHVDIAPGDRAAGCGGMMEPVEVEARGGQYRILHRCVVCGAEKWNQAAPADDFEQILAVARASSNRKLGL from the coding sequence ATGCCGGTTAGCTTTGTGCGCCGGGTGGAAGACTTTGTTTGCGAACGCTGCGGGCAGGCGGTGACGGGCGATGGCTACACCAATCACTGCCCGGCCTGTCTGTGGAGCAAGCACGTGGATATTGCCCCGGGCGACCGGGCCGCCGGTTGCGGCGGCATGATGGAGCCGGTGGAAGTGGAGGCCCGAGGGGGTCAGTACCGCATCCTGCACCGTTGCGTCGTGTGCGGGGCGGAGAAGTGGAACCAGGCCGCGCCGGCGGATGACTTTGAGCAGATCCTGGCCGTGGCGCGTGCCAGCAGCAACCGCAAACTGGGCTTGTAG
- a CDS encoding metal ABC transporter ATP-binding protein gives MQTSTKQTPQTHGAHGPAVELTRVDVRFEAHLALEDVSVSIDPGLRVAVVGPNGAGKSTFFNLVSGLLAPTRGEVRVHGHAPGQHLCLAYVTQANQLDWNFPVSVWDVAMMGRAGKLGLLRRPGAPDRELVRASLQRVGMLALADRQVGQLSGGQRQRLFIARALAQEADLLLLDEPFAGLDVPSQEQILHILDDLRSQGVTVLFATHDLELAAQKFDRILLLNHRCVAYDIPAQALTQPNLSAAFGGHLQVVNTAQGPLVVGDSGGHHHHGAEGKHG, from the coding sequence ATGCAGACTTCCACCAAACAAACCCCGCAAACCCATGGCGCACATGGGCCAGCAGTAGAGCTTACGCGAGTGGACGTGCGCTTTGAAGCGCACCTGGCGCTCGAAGACGTGAGCGTTTCCATTGACCCTGGCTTGCGCGTGGCAGTCGTCGGGCCGAACGGCGCAGGCAAATCCACCTTCTTCAATCTTGTCAGCGGCCTGCTGGCCCCGACCCGCGGCGAGGTGCGCGTGCATGGGCATGCGCCCGGCCAGCACTTGTGCCTGGCGTATGTGACCCAGGCCAATCAGCTTGACTGGAACTTCCCGGTGAGCGTGTGGGACGTGGCCATGATGGGGCGGGCCGGCAAGCTGGGCTTACTACGCCGCCCAGGTGCACCCGATCGTGAACTCGTGCGCGCCAGCCTGCAGCGCGTGGGCATGCTGGCCCTGGCTGACCGCCAGGTGGGCCAGCTCTCGGGCGGGCAGCGCCAACGCCTGTTCATTGCGCGGGCGTTGGCGCAGGAGGCGGACCTGCTCCTGTTGGATGAACCCTTCGCCGGCCTTGACGTGCCCTCCCAGGAGCAAATTCTGCACATCTTGGATGATCTGCGCAGCCAGGGCGTGACAGTGCTGTTTGCCACGCATGACCTTGAGCTGGCTGCGCAAAAGTTTGACCGGATACTGCTACTGAATCACCGCTGTGTTGCTTATGACATCCCGGCTCAGGCGTTGACCCAGCCCAACCTGAGCGCTGCCTTTGGCGGCCACTTGCAGGTTGTGAACACGGCTCAGGGCCCGCTGGTGGTGGGCGATAGCGGCGGGCATCATCACCATGGCGCGGAGGGCAAGCATGGTTGA
- a CDS encoding ATP/GTP-binding protein codes for MENDARALTVKMVVTGPFNAGKTEFIQTVSEIDVVSTERKISSDAERVKETTTVAMDFGRITVDDSLVLYLFGTPGQKRFDFMWEILSEGMLGFIVMVDSTRPETFQEARNIMEAFRAFSPTPYVVAASKQDLPDAWEVEDLRVALRLDEGVPMLPCISTDKEAVKTVLLQLLENILIELEH; via the coding sequence ATGGAAAACGACGCACGCGCCCTCACAGTCAAAATGGTGGTCACCGGTCCCTTCAACGCCGGCAAGACCGAGTTCATTCAAACGGTCAGCGAGATCGATGTTGTCTCCACCGAGCGCAAGATCAGCTCCGATGCTGAGCGGGTGAAAGAGACCACAACGGTGGCGATGGATTTTGGCCGCATCACGGTGGACGACAGCCTGGTGCTGTATCTGTTCGGCACGCCAGGCCAGAAGCGTTTCGATTTCATGTGGGAGATCCTTTCGGAAGGCATGCTGGGTTTCATTGTGATGGTGGACAGCACCCGCCCGGAAACCTTTCAGGAAGCTCGCAACATCATGGAGGCCTTCCGCGCTTTCTCGCCCACCCCCTACGTGGTGGCCGCCAGCAAGCAAGACCTGCCAGACGCCTGGGAAGTAGAAGACCTGCGCGTGGCCCTGCGCCTGGACGAGGGTGTGCCGATGCTGCCCTGCATCTCCACCGATAAAGAGGCGGTCAAAACCGTGCTGCTGCAGCTGCTGGAGAACATCCTGATCGAGCTGGAACATTAA
- a CDS encoding DUF4388 domain-containing protein, producing the protein MALQGNLQDFSVTQLLNLINLAGKSGALLVQGPNEGARLIFRTGKLAYAQLTSENGQQQAALPNILHRSEKINDAQLNTLQARAANMSDKELGLLLINSGYVSQQDILESLQDYFVFVIQQLFTWVEGRFKFDAGQDVPESKIPVRMALEDLIMEGSRQVNEWEKLNSEIPNLDMALAFTARPGVNLKKVNLNVEEWRVVSYINPKNSIRQIAKATKMNEVEIRRIVYGLLQAGLVKLIRPAGAPTQIDGLQSAFPGKTRQEQKSLVNRLMERIRSI; encoded by the coding sequence ATGGCATTACAAGGCAACCTGCAGGATTTTTCCGTCACCCAGCTACTCAACCTGATCAATCTGGCAGGTAAAAGCGGCGCGCTGCTGGTGCAAGGGCCAAACGAAGGCGCCCGGCTCATCTTCCGCACGGGCAAGCTGGCGTATGCCCAGCTGACCAGCGAGAACGGCCAGCAGCAGGCCGCCCTGCCCAATATCCTGCACCGCTCCGAAAAGATCAACGACGCCCAACTCAACACCCTGCAAGCGCGTGCCGCCAACATGAGCGACAAAGAGCTGGGGCTGCTGCTGATCAACTCCGGCTATGTATCCCAGCAAGACATCCTGGAGAGCCTGCAGGACTATTTTGTCTTCGTGATCCAGCAGCTCTTCACTTGGGTCGAGGGCCGCTTCAAGTTCGACGCCGGGCAAGACGTGCCTGAAAGCAAGATCCCGGTGCGCATGGCGCTGGAAGACCTCATTATGGAAGGCTCCCGCCAGGTCAATGAGTGGGAGAAGCTGAACTCCGAGATCCCCAATCTGGACATGGCGCTGGCCTTCACCGCTCGCCCCGGCGTGAACCTCAAGAAGGTCAATCTGAACGTGGAAGAGTGGCGTGTGGTGTCTTACATCAACCCCAAGAACAGCATCCGCCAAATTGCCAAAGCCACAAAGATGAACGAGGTGGAGATCCGCCGCATCGTCTACGGCCTGCTGCAAGCTGGCCTGGTCAAACTGATCCGCCCGGCCGGCGCGCCGACTCAGATCGATGGGTTGCAGAGCGCCTTCCCTGGCAAGACCCGCCAGGAGCAGAAGAGTCTGGTGAACCGCCTCATGGAACGCATCCGCTCGATCTAG
- a CDS encoding response regulator transcription factor, with protein MPKILVVDDQPELLEMIRAGLSLSGYQVCAASSGQAALYAASHFWPDLVIMDVNMPGLSGPALCAKLNQAAGAQMPILLISAMATAEELQATLQAGAHEYLRKPFELGQLLQRVDALLSEV; from the coding sequence ATGCCCAAGATACTTGTTGTGGATGACCAGCCTGAATTGCTGGAAATGATCCGGGCCGGTCTCAGTCTTTCCGGTTACCAGGTGTGCGCTGCCTCCAGCGGGCAGGCGGCCCTGTATGCCGCCTCTCATTTTTGGCCTGACCTGGTGATCATGGATGTCAACATGCCTGGGCTGAGCGGGCCGGCCCTGTGCGCCAAGCTCAACCAGGCGGCCGGCGCCCAGATGCCCATTCTGCTGATCTCCGCTATGGCCACGGCCGAGGAACTACAAGCCACGCTGCAGGCCGGGGCGCATGAGTACCTGCGCAAGCCGTTCGAGCTTGGACAGCTGCTCCAGCGGGTAGACGCACTTCTAAGCGAAGTCTAA